The genome window GTGTGAttgagatctttttttttttttttctgttgcgtAGACGGCAGCTCTGTAGTTGCATTTTGAACATTACTTGATTACCATTAACTTTGCCAAATGTATGAAGAATATGGCTTTGTCCTAAATGCTGTTACTGTGATGACTCTGCCATTATGAGCTTTAAATGGAGCCAGGAAGCATTTAATCACAATGCGTCTGTGCTAATAATTGGGTATTTGAATTATGACAAGTGGCCTTTTTACTGTAGCTCCAATCCTTAACCCTATCCAAGTTCTACATTGTAGTTTTGATTCACAAGATGGTTCTAAAAGTTATGTCTGTCTTTAGCATGTGTGGAGCAATCTGAACCAGATAGAAGGCAGCAGTCATTCCATGAATATTCCTCTTTTGGCTTCATGTGTTTACTGTTGTACAAAAAACCATAAGCTAAAAACATGTACATATTGTTTTATACAAATGATGTATcgtttttgtaatgatgtacATATTCTAGTTTCAGTGCCATGAATAAATTCAGAAGATCTAAGTATTGTTTGCAGAAATAAAGCACCTTTCATAAGCCAATGCAAAGTtgcctttttttgtctttactgTTGTTTTGTAAACTCGAATGAATTCTATCCGCTGTCTTGAGAAGGGAAAAGGTTAAATTGTTCAAATTaacttacaaaaaaaaccattaTTTATAACATTGACAATATTTATACTattaaaataatacagagaaagcaaaaccaCAGAGAAAAACTTTAAACAATATACAATCTATAACAATCTCAGAGAGTGCAAATCCCCCTGAAGGGCAAAGGCTGTACTACAACTTtacgatgttttttttttttttacaacatgcTGATGTCAACCTTTTATTAAACATGATAACTTCAGCTTTTTCCTAATTTGTGTGGCCTATGACCTTGAGGCATTATTGGAAGTGTATTTTATGATCATCTTATTCTTTACAAACATTCCTATTCCATAtgactgaagttttttttttctacaaactGTAAAATCTTTAATCTGTCAGATGTTAACATATGTTCGTGCAGTGGGTGATTTTGTGAAACTTAATGATTTTTAGTGTGATGCCACAGGGTGTCATACTGAAAAAATATGTGTGTTGTGCAACTCTTTTAATGCGATATATTACTTGATATGATGTCTTGGCATTTCTTTTCAAGGTCACCTTTGACCTTGGACGTTAACAGTGAAGGTTAAGGTCAAATGCTTTGCCATCCTAGGTGCTCGTGACCCCAAGACCtagtattttgttgttgtttcaagGTGATCCATACAAAATTTAGGGTAAAAGTTTTGGTagtttttactcattttcatttttggtGAAACCCTGACCCGTTTTTCACAAAAAGTTGTTAGAAGTATCTACAGATgtgaaaactgcaaaaaacaagACTGCTGACGTTACAGCCAACAAAAATTTAAGAAATCGATCAAACAAGAACACTATCATTTCCTAAATGTTGCCGATACAATCGAAGgaagaattttaaaaataattttcaagataaaagacattttatgaaagtttttatgaaaagattttgttttttggaaaataaatgcatgtgtttatgaatgacagtaaaaatgtttggaTTTCTGTCGTGTTTTAATGTAATAATAGAACTTATATTGCTGTTATTATTATCAGGGTTAATATTTTGGGGTGCTGGAATGTCTCGTGTCTGGCAGTCGAGGGAAGGACGTTTGCACCAGGAGCTACATGTGACAGGACATACTACTCTATTTATAACATCTGAGTGCAAGGGCCCAGTCTGACATATGCAAGGGCAGATGGACATCGTAGCTTAACTATTCCTGCAGGAAAACGCAAAGCTACCTCGAAAATtggatgatttaaaaaataaataaataaatctgcatCAGGTAAGCCTCTGCATATTTTACTAAAGCACATTTAACATAATATAGTGTGGTTATACAGCTCGTGGTTATGGATACTGCTGGTAAGATATTTTGCAGTATTGACCCACAATAGTTTATATTCTGATAATATTAATTAGGACAAAAAAGTAATACTAATGGTATTTTACTGTTACTTAAACAAAACCGCAGAAAATGGCAAATGTATTGTGTTTGACACATTGAGGCCTATCATAATCATTTTTGAGATTTTCCCTATGTTGAAAAGGCAAAACAAACCCAATGTAGATGTTTGTTAAGTTCATACGTTGTTCCCTGACACTGGGCAGCTGATTTGTTTTCATATCAGATTATATGACCTGTTTTCAAAGATCAGGGCCCTGGAGTATTTTGGGGTTTGTTATGGAGCTTGTGACTAAGGTGCTTTGGTGTTACTTTGCCACTCTGAAGTCTCGCTCATTCATCAAACTTTGATCTGAGAAAGCTTTGCCCTCTACACAATGGCTTCCTTTAATGACAGGTGATTATAAGCAATGTTAAGCCTAAGACAAATGCACATGCTCTATATTTAACTCAAATGTGTTGACGTAACCATATCTGCTACCAAAGATACCAAGAATGGATTGTTATGCATCACTCAAGGCCACTTTAGTTAAgcttatgcaaaaaaaaaaaaaaaaaaaaaatccgtttaagtataaatatatattcttcttttttttagattgagGAGCATGTGAATTGTCAGAATGGATGATTTAGATCACAGTATTCACATTGCAGAGGATGACTGGACAAGCTTCTATGAGGAGAGTGAGGAGTGCAGTCTGCAGCAGCCTTCACTTGCCTGCCTTGATGATGCCAGTCTCACAGATTCAGAGGATTCGGGAAACCTAAGCTCAGCTGTCAGCCAAAGCCAGCAAGACTCACAGCAGAATCCTGATAATGACAAAGATGGAGATACAAGCAACACAGCAGAATGCACCGAAGAAGAAAGCTCTAATTTGTCAGTGCCACTTAATCAGCCGGAGGATGCTGCAACAAAATCTGAAGAGGACTCTGAAGCATATCCTAAATGTCCTGCACCAGTCCCAGAGGAGACGGGTTACAGCGCTACAAACACTCTGCAAACTGAGCTACTGAATAAATCAGAACATCTGACAAAAGATGGAGAAGTGCAGCCAGAGAGTGAACCGCTTTCTTGTCACCAAACAGGATTAAATGTGAATGAGCCAGACACGACAGAGAGGGCTGTAAACGAAGATGTAAGGAGTGTTTCTGCAAGAGCAGAGAAGGAACGCTGGTTTGTGACAGTGAACGATAATCCCGCACGATGGCGAGCACGTCCCAccgctgtaaaaaaaaaacgaagacaaaaaaaaccctttgaGAGACGTCATGCGTGCAACGCTACTCAGGAGAACTCACCTGAAAGTGGTGTAAAGTtagagatgaataaaaataaacctgcaTCTCAGGCAAGAAGGGAATCTAAatcaaaccaaaaccaaaaatcaGGCAGCAACCCAAGTTATGAACACAACGTGGAGGTAGGAGTCATTTCAGAATCATCACAAGCGGCTTTAATATCTGATGAAGAAGACAATTTTCCATCACTCAAACAAAATATTCTTAAGCCGATGATGAAGAGAAGCAAAAGTGAACCAGACAGCTCAGCTTTGATGGCACGAGACCCACTCACGCATTCacagatggagaatgaggagtGCGATGAGCTTGAAGACAGTGCTGAGTTCCTCTCCGTTTACAGTTATGATTCAGAAAGCTATTTGTCAGCAGCTGAATCAGTGGAGGAAACTCAGCATCCTCCTCAACACCCAGAAATGTGCCGCTCGTTATCTTTGACATCCGGCTGCCAAAAAAAAGATGCTGACTCTACACAGGACGGACAAATGCATTCTTCTTTTTCCACCAATGTGTCAGCTGCCAGCTGTAAAATTTATGAAGCTACCGGCGCTGTGCCTTCCCCGATGCATCCATCTGCCAACCAAAGAAATACAAGCATGCCAGATCATATCCCCCCATGTGAAAATGAAACACACTGCTTGATACTCTTGGACACACCTGGAGCCCAAAGACATCAAATCAATCTTTCAGTACCTGGTTTCTCTAAGGAAGAACAGCCCTCCCCTCTCTGTGTTCCTGATGTAACAGTAAAACCTTGCTCTGAGGAAGACTGCCCAGAAACATATGCCAAAGCTGAGGGTCACAGTCGACCCGTGTAcgccatctctgctttttgggATGAAATGGAAAAATTGACAATAAATGACATTTTGCAGCTCAGAATGAATAGAGGCTCATCACCTATAGAAACAGGAGAAGCCACGACACCAAATGTAGATGAATCCCCAACAAATCATGACCCTCTGGTTGACACTGTGGAGTATAATTTGTCTTGCAGCACTCCCATGGATATTTCAGACACAGCAGACTCGGACTATTTTACGCAGGCTGACGAATCTAAGCCAGACCAATCAAGCTGTGAGTTTTCCACCTCAGATTTTGAAGAGGAGTACTGGCAGTTTGTTGGCCCCAGCAGGAACCCCAGCCCTGACCCTCACAGAAAAAACAAGCACAGCAGGAGTGACTCTCCATTCTTCTCAAACGATGAGTCCACATGCTCCGAAGGCAGAGAGACGCCTGTGCCTTTAGAGGACTTTGCAGGGCAGTGTTTTGACAGTCAGAAGCCCCACACTTTGACCTCAAGCACACTTGCATTGCCTAGACAGTTAACCAAAAGTAAAAGTATGCAGAATATACAAACTCTCAACAGAGAGAATGCATCTTTGCCTGCTTTACTTGGTAGTGATGAAAGTAGTCTGTTTTTTAGCAGATGTCAGTCTTTGGCAGAAAACACTGCTTTTAAACTAAGTGACAGCCTGGGAACACAAATTCCTCTGTCTTTTCTATCCAGCACAGACTTTCTTGATTACCAAATATCTTACCCAGAGGTGTttgaatactttttcacagagGATAAAGTAAACTCTGACTCCAGGCACTTCACTGTTTATGATCCAAAAGACATCTCCATGCCTCCTGTCTTTGACTATGCTCTTTGTTCATGTAGAGATGAAATGTCTTTCTCTCCTCTTCACTGCAACGAGGAGAAACCCATCCCCATTTTCTCTTGTTCTCATCCTACCGTCAGAGAACTCACACTGCCCAAGGTGGGCAGTGGGTTTGCACTCAATGTTTTCTTGAGTGCAAACTCTGATGAAGTGGATGACATCTCTCCCCTGAGAATTGTGTCCCATTCTTTCATTCAGGCCCACCAACATGGATCCACAGTAGAAGCAGCCGTGGGTGGATCTGCCAGCTGGAAAAGTTTACTGCCGATAAGAAAAATTCACTTCCATGATAAAGGGAGCATATGGTGCAGAGGATCTGGTGACTGGGTGTTTCCGGTTGACTTCGAGAAGATACCCAGCAGGAGAGAAGATCCAGGGGCACCGGTGCTGAGTGTGGGAAGGGTCTCCCCGGCTTCCTCGCAGCTGTTTAGAGAGCTAGAAGAGCAGCATTTCATTTTGGAAACTATACAGACAACAAGTAAACATGAGCTTACGTAAAATCAGgagacataaatgtaaaaatgcaacatatttaatttcactttttgCCCTTACAGGACACCAGGGCATCTTCTCCACACTGAAGCAGTCAGACATGTGTTTAGTCTGCATTGCCTTTGCCTCCTGGGTACTAAGATCCTCTGATCCAGAGGCTGCTGATGCCTGGAAAGCAGGTATGATCATTTCTGAATTTATGTTCGTCTATCAGTCATAGTCAGTCGTGATGTTTTTTTCCATTACTTTGCTATGTTTCCTGATAAAATTTAGGGTAACAATTTATGATTGGGCACCCTTTTCAGTAGTTAATTTTGAAAGTACTGAATAGGCAAATTTTAAGTGATTAGTAGTTTTTGGTAtttttgtagaaaaataaattattttcccATCTTCCATCAAGTACACCTTACTCTTGGGGCACAGGCGATGTTATGGAGAGGCTCAACTCTAAGGTACTATATAGATaagagtcaaaggagcttgcaaagaaaagcgtctggacttctttaagttacttgaagacgtttcacctctcatccgagaagcttcttcagttctaaggtcaaatggtggagagtcccagatataaacctagtgggagtatccccccacagagggacaaaaggacccccttatgatcctctaatcgcctgagccacaTATAGATAAGAAGACACTGTACACTCATTTTGATAGTTATGTTTGAATTGTGATTataaaaaatcatgtttttatttttttatgtaagtTGGTAAGAAAGAACAGAccttattatatttatattggtAAAATAAAAGGCGCAAGATTGATCCACTTCATAATATGGCCCGTGCCCTAAAAAGTACTTATGATGTAAGATGGGGAAATATGGTTTGTTtcaaaaattacaattaaattGCACACTACTAAAAATTACTTATGCAGTACTTTAAATCACTTACAGTACAAATTGTGTCTCTTTTCCTGTAACATTGTTGAAAGTGAGGCAAAGTTAATCAACTTCATAATATGACCCGCACCCCAAAAAGTACAGTGTACTTACAACGTAAAGGGAACGTATGGGGAGATATCGTTTTGTACTTAAAATTTATTATGAAGTACTTTAAATTACTTATAGTATCATGTGTGTCTCCTTTTCTGTAAGCTACCCAAAATTTAAGCAATACATAAAAGTACCTAGGcattacttacatttatttacaatataatTATTAGTTTTTCCCTGTAACATACCTGAAGTTATGCAATACTTACAATTACTCTTGAACTATAAATTACTTACGTTATTTACAgtctaattatttatttttttcctttaaacacTTGACTTGTACCCCCTTATTCTAGTGTACCTACTTTTAAGTATTTGTAGGCAAATTTAATCACATTCGATTTTCAAATCAAATACACTGAAATTCCATTTAGTTACTAGAGAATTGCATCTTTAGTTGTAGGCTTTATTATGAAGTTTTGCCAATTTTAGTAAGGAAAATAACTTTTGCcttaaaacattaaacattttcCCTGTCACATGTTTGTGTACTAGGTGATCAAACATGAAAAGTTGAAATTCAAAATAACCATGGAAATCCTTTTCAGCTCTACTAGCAAATCTGAGTGCACTATCAGCTATCCGGTACCTGCGGCAGTATGTGAAGAAGAGGAATCCTCAACTTGAATTCTGATATGTACATACAAAACAAACTACTTCCAGCCATTCTCACTTGGGTCCATGGATAAAAAGAAATCcactgtatttatattttgcaaAATGTCTACAGTTAAAGTACATACACAAAGTTTAAAGCTGCAGCCCGGCATGAATTGAGAGAGATGAAAGTTGTTTCCAGCCTCAGTTGTTCTGGTGCAATTTTTAGGTCAAGTATGGACAGTATGTGACAAAGATATTCAGGATTTATAGCTTCAGTGTGAAAGAACAACAATGCAGTTTAGAGCCACA of Maylandia zebra isolate NMK-2024a linkage group LG5, Mzebra_GT3a, whole genome shotgun sequence contains these proteins:
- the perm1b gene encoding uncharacterized protein perm1b, with amino-acid sequence MDDLDHSIHIAEDDWTSFYEESEECSLQQPSLACLDDASLTDSEDSGNLSSAVSQSQQDSQQNPDNDKDGDTSNTAECTEEESSNLSVPLNQPEDAATKSEEDSEAYPKCPAPVPEETGYSATNTLQTELLNKSEHLTKDGEVQPESEPLSCHQTGLNVNEPDTTERAVNEDVRSVSARAEKERWFVTVNDNPARWRARPTAVKKKRRQKKPFERRHACNATQENSPESGVKLEMNKNKPASQARRESKSNQNQKSGSNPSYEHNVEVGVISESSQAALISDEEDNFPSLKQNILKPMMKRSKSEPDSSALMARDPLTHSQMENEECDELEDSAEFLSVYSYDSESYLSAAESVEETQHPPQHPEMCRSLSLTSGCQKKDADSTQDGQMHSSFSTNVSAASCKIYEATGAVPSPMHPSANQRNTSMPDHIPPCENETHCLILLDTPGAQRHQINLSVPGFSKEEQPSPLCVPDVTVKPCSEEDCPETYAKAEGHSRPVYAISAFWDEMEKLTINDILQLRMNRGSSPIETGEATTPNVDESPTNHDPLVDTVEYNLSCSTPMDISDTADSDYFTQADESKPDQSSCEFSTSDFEEEYWQFVGPSRNPSPDPHRKNKHSRSDSPFFSNDESTCSEGRETPVPLEDFAGQCFDSQKPHTLTSSTLALPRQLTKSKSMQNIQTLNRENASLPALLGSDESSLFFSRCQSLAENTAFKLSDSLGTQIPLSFLSSTDFLDYQISYPEVFEYFFTEDKVNSDSRHFTVYDPKDISMPPVFDYALCSCRDEMSFSPLHCNEEKPIPIFSCSHPTVRELTLPKVGSGFALNVFLSANSDEVDDISPLRIVSHSFIQAHQHGSTVEAAVGGSASWKSLLPIRKIHFHDKGSIWCRGSGDWVFPVDFEKIPSRREDPGAPVLSVGRVSPASSQLFRELEEQHFILETIQTTRHQGIFSTLKQSDMCLVCIAFASWVLRSSDPEAADAWKAALLANLSALSAIRYLRQYVKKRNPQLEF